The following nucleotide sequence is from Cotesia glomerata isolate CgM1 unplaced genomic scaffold, MPM_Cglom_v2.3 scaffold_113, whole genome shotgun sequence.
CTACGTTAAGTGGGAGGAATGGTGGTACAAGTATCAAGAATGGTTGGAGGCTGAGCGTTTTTATGAGCAATGGGCTACAAGCGGCGGACGTAACAATGACGGACCTGGCCGTGCTGGAGGTCATCGTCACGGCAATCGAGGCGGTCTCCGTAGTCACCTAGGTCGCGGAGCCCCTAGTGGACCGTCAGATGGCCTAGGAATCCCGATCTCAGAACGTATTGGCACTACTGAACGCGGTGGTATAATTACTGGCGGAATGAGGCTACAGAAACGACGCGGAAGACGTTTGAATGTCGtccattaattaaattgctttattttattattaatttttgtttcatttttattaattaacgaaTTGATAACTATTTAGCTCGCGATGTCATGTCAATTGTTGACTACAGCTCAAATTTCATCATGAGACCCCTGTTCTTATAAAATgctttgaagaaaaaaaattaaataaaattatatataatgaaaatacAGATGTAaacattatattataaatatatatataataaatataacataagctataattattctttatctaatttaaaagtatcattttttaataacactaaagttagccgatgtttttaattttttgattttttttaattattaaattagaagtaaaaaatattttttaaaaattgcacttagagtttttcaagtttttaacaaatgaaaagttttttttattattttgcaataacttttttaataaaaaaaaaaaaattctaaaaatttttaagtgtcggctaacttaattttcattattttttatatattaatattaataagaaattttaacagaaataaatatttagcgTTGAAGACGATAGAGTCGCCACCATGCGGCGAAAATGATCATcacaatcaaaaataaaatggtgatggttgataaaataacttgGTAAGTTTATATACTCATTCACATATAGTTGATGCCTGGACCCTTTAATGCAAACTGCATGAGAATGAGATAGAGAAGAAAGATGAGGCTACACAAGTACACAGAAAAAGAGAAAAGAAGAGGTAGCTTTATATTGTTAATGATTGCGTCGGGTCCATCGTATTGATGCTGCATCTTGACAAATAATCTCAGTACAGATGAAATTTCAATGATCAcaactccaaaaaaatgaataagtacttgtaaaaattcattatttattgtattggtgagttactttaaatattttttaatatttatcaagcGATAATTGtggattattttttgttaatacggtgtaaattatatttcagAGACAATGAAAATATACTTACATCGCGTTTAACGGGAGTGGAGATTAACAATTGAACTTGTTTTATTGTTCAGTTGATTGTTTGCAGAAAGCGCGAttgtttaaattgaattaaaataaaatttaagtttctGACGTTTggctgaaatttttattgattaagtaattaactaaagtttatttttgagtTTGTTTATTTGATAATTGGAAAAGTTTTCGTAGCGTTAAAATGTCGACTGCTGAGACAACTgtgatttttgcaaaacttgAAGCTCTCAAGGATATCAGGTaattgtttttcatttttatcattttatatgACATTGTTTTTAgtttaatctttaaaattgaaattgaatttacaagGAGAAGGGGAAATATGCCCCTCCCTTCtgtcattaattttatctcgAAAATAACTCACCATCTGTTGAGAAAATCTTTAGGATTTTAAAtctgtataaatttaaatttattttttattttaaataactgggcatttattaatattcaaataaatcagacggatttacatttttttatttttttttgttcgttCAAATAGTAGACTGGATTATGAAATAGTAATacaaaaaatgagaaaaaaataaggccgtaaagtaaaattttataattatagatCGAAAACAGTACAGCTGGAGAAGATGAAGCAAAGAATTATACAAGAAGTTGAGCAAACAGAGCAAGAAGATAAATGCTTAATGGAGTATAAACAAGAGATGGATTTACTTATGCAAGAAAAAATGGCTCATGTTGAAGAGTTGCGTCAAATACATGCTGACATTAATgcggtaaattttttataggttgaaataaataaaaatgagaataatattgcatttttataataaaatgtctgTCTGTAGATGGAATCCGTAATAAAACAAGCAGAAGAAGCTCGAAACCGCGCACGAGAACATGCCAAATTAATTCACAACAATGAGTACCAGCCGCTTAAACATGACATTGATCGTATGCGACGAGAATACTTAGGTTTAGAGAGACTGCCGGAATTATATGAGACTGAAACAGATTTAATTGCTCCAGAGTATGTATAATTATTCGTTAGTTATTAGTTGTAATtagattcaagtaaattatcATCAGATTTACTATAACTCAACTTtcgatatttatttaacgaaatttttttatataataaaatttaaatttaattattaaaaaaaaaatatttaataaaatttttttattaatagttattttgACAGACCGATGCAAAAAGCTGAATGGCGAGTGGAGGTCCGTGGAGAAGACTTAATGCAACCGTTAGGTTTACATGGTCATCCTGGACATCCTGGTGGTTCGACGCCATTTTTGGCACCTCAGCCACTTCAGGGGCCTAGTAAACCTGAGCCAAGACCGTTGCCTCCAGCCACTGGTCCACCCGCTCCAACATTCAGGTACCACTGGTataactcaattttttatataatttattttcactctAATATCCGCAAGTTTGGGCATAATTATTCTCCActtttatacttatatttattattatttttcaattataaataataatgccTGACAGCGGATAATTACTaaacaatcaattaatttgataattaaattatttccttCAGGCAACAACCGCCACCTATGAAGTCTTGCCTGTCTTGTCATCAGCAGATACATCGAAACGCGCCAATTTGTCCATTATGCAAAGCTAAATCACGTTCGCGTAATCCCAAGAAACCAAAGAAGAaggattaattataaattcataattgaacttcacttttatttttattttattgtatttaatttaattctatcTCCATTTTTATTCCGagtttatttcataaatatccTCAGAGTTTTTAACTAAAAGCAATTGCGCTAagtactataatttttttatttttttgatactcTTTCTCGGTATAATTACTTATCAAGTATTACTTTTTTTGCTAATATTTTTGACTACTTAATTAATCTCACGATCTCACTAACAGTTGTGAGTAATAATAaccgataaattaattttaacaataattttaacgtaaattaaattagttaattaaaagttatgtCTTCTAGTTACTCGAAGACTGATATATCAATGTAtatatatctaattatatatagatatgcATTTatacagaaataataattattattattattataaaaataattagtaagaTAAAAACGTTAgtgaaaatttatagaaacCCGTagcttttatataattttttatgtctattAAATCAGACAATTGCTGACAACagtaaataatagtaaaattttttttttataatttatttttaattacattaaaatcaataacaaaCAAAAGCAATGTAAATGTACATTATACATTactaatgtttatttattagcgtgataaattactttaaaCGTATAACACTCATCTAATTGTTTCAATtgtttcattttcaattgaataatacataatacataaGTATTCAATAACTGTAAAACACTTATCATAAATCTGTTTtgtactaaaataaataaaaaaaaaaaaagataactcAAATAATGTAAAACTAGTCTAATAAATCAATTGCTTATTAATAGATCGTTAAATCGCGTTCATGCTTCCTTACTAAGCTCGAGCTTTAacaaagaatataaaattcttttatttttatgaataaatttgtgTATAGTAGTTTACAGTGTATGgataaattttctcaatactACAGTAATTTAGGTATCTCACTTGCATATCACGCGATGTACTTGCACGTAACAAACGCCGATAGCGTTGCACCCGGTTTTTAAGGATGATATCGaattacttattatatattatatattctaTATTTGGTATATTCCGTGTTAGCTTGAGCGGGTGTGGAGTAATAATTAACGTTTTAACTGGTGTAAGGCGAATTAGGTCTGGCAAAGACGTTATGGGTGAAAACTTGAGGGATAGAACCTTAGTAACTCTAGTAGTATACCTGTAGCGAGTGTGAGTAAAGAGTTATCGAGAGAATAATAATGGAACAAATAAGTACTCGGGTTTATTTCTTTAGATGAGGTCAAGGacgttttttcttttattgtgTTATACTTTGTATTCTTCTCTtctcatatattatatattctgTTAGTATTATTCTATACAATATCACTTTCATGCCTTCAACCGTGCAAGCGCACTGTATACACTGCAGTTAATTTGTTAGATCTAGATTAGGTATAAAATGGCACGAAAGATTGTCGCCTTGCTGCAACTACTCTATATCAAAACATTGATGGTTACGGTTTAGTTATTTTCGCGACAGTTTGTCGTGAGCACTCCTTCTGGGTAGACTTGTATGtagatttatattaatatgttaattattgtattaaagATATGTGTATATTGCGTTAAGTAATACTGTcgctaattataattaccttAAACGGGAAAAccttaaaataactaaaaaatattaattttattaagtattataGTTAGAAGTTAATTATCatcaaaagaagaaaaaaattgagttaaaatttattaattttaaaaaacaataattttaaataaaatttttttgttaattaaaaccAAGCTCCCGACAATAAGCGAGTAAATGATCAAAAGCGTTTGGTATtgtaaactaattttaatttattttttaacgtgAGTGTCTTGAAACTATTCGTGTAAATAATGCATGTGGAAAATCAAAAGTCGCGATAATGAAAATAAGCTAAATGAATCGTGAAGCTGAAATTTAAGAGAGTGTAATTAATATGCTAATAACAAACAAAGTGCATTGATTGTAAAGCGAAAATCTCTACTAGGTGTTGTTGTCGCCAAAGGCAGCCAAAGCGacgaaaaatattatataaaatgacGTTGATTTCTTCGCTTATAAATATGTTCGTTGCGGACATATTAAGTGCGGATAACTTAGTAATGTGTGTAATATAAACAACGCAGCTCGTCAGTCACCCGATTAAATTCTCGCCTCTTATATGGTAATTCACCGgcgattaaataaaaacagaaaaatcgTAAGGTGagtttacttaatttaattaagctggttaatttttttttcttcttgttttttattttttcttcagttaTTACGTTGAATAATGTAGTTTAAGagatgaaaaagttttttcagcTGATAATTgagtatcaataaatttatcagaTAAGCGGGGAGTTCATTCAAGTGAATAGAATTCTTAGGAAAATACCAATTGAAATGATATAAAAGAAGAATACTCTAGTATTATGgatagaaaaaaagaaataaaagatttagCTTGCAAAAGATCCGTCTATCCATTAGATTTAATAGTGGATTGTGATTATGAAACTTATTGAATAAGTTTATTTGAATAgaatacactaaaaaaaaattacttgactcaaaaaaaatatattctcttcaaaatttcactttttccTAGGAAATCATTCCttttagttcaagaaattAATGAGTTTGAATCAAGAAGGTAAAACTTCAAGATGAAGAAAAGAAAGTTTtacttttaagaattttacttttaaacggAGCACTTTTAAGCTTCTATTTTCAAATAagatacactgagagaaagaAAAGTTACTGTGTAGACAAAGGTTTTTCGGCTCAAGAATTTGTTCAAAtgaaacattttaatttattcctttatttattcaagaatGTTAATATCTGTCTTCATTAGATTAAGTTAACATATGAAAagctttattttaattaaatattgttttgatCTATCCAACTAATTTTtcagacaaaaaaatatatttttaataattatgaaaagtACAGTCGAGTCTCGTTATGAGTCCTATTTGTGTCTTTCATATTAACGCGAGtctggttaaaaaaaaaaaagaaaacaaatatgtttttttgttaagaaatttttttttttatcaaaataactaatttttttttttgctttttttaatGAAGAGACTTTTTCTCAACCAAAGAtgtgaaattcttaaataaaaacaaaattattattagtttttgagaaTTGTATTTTCTGATTTCAAATTTGATTGTGTCGATCGGAGATAATATACTCTTGATTAAAAATGccctaaaaaaaactaacttgattaaaaaaaaaattcttgaatcaaaaaaatcgctctaaaaaatttcattcttgacaaataaattttacttgacttGAGAcaatgaaattcttcaaaactattttcttggttcaggaatttttctcttgaatcaagtaattCTTTTTCAGCATAGAAATAACTGAATAGTGAAATAGAGATAAATTTACTAATTGTTTGAATCCATATATCCATTGTATCGTCACAATTCGGTT
It contains:
- the LOC123273652 gene encoding zinc finger C4H2 domain-containing protein isoform X2, whose protein sequence is MSTAETTVIFAKLEALKDIRSKTVQLEKMKQRIIQEVEQTEQEDKCLMEYKQEMDLLMQEKMAHVEELRQIHADINAMESVIKQAEEARNRAREHAKLIHNNEYQPLKHDIDRMRREYLGLERLPELYETETDLIAPDYFDRPMQKAEWRVEVRGEDLMQPLGLHGHPGHPGGSTPFLAPQPLQGPSKPEPRPLPPATGPPAPTFRQQPPPMKSCLSCHQQIHRNAPICPLCKAKSRSRNPKKPKKKD
- the LOC123273652 gene encoding zinc finger C4H2 domain-containing protein isoform X1; amino-acid sequence: MSTAETTVIFAKLEALKDIRSKTVQLEKMKQRIIQEVEQTEQEDKCLMEYKQEMDLLMQEKMAHVEELRQIHADINAMESVIKQAEEARNRAREHAKLIHNNEYQPLKHDIDRMRREYLGLERLPELYETETDLIAPDYFDRPMQKAEWRVEVRGEDLMQPLGLHGHPGHPGGSTPFLAPQPLQGPSKPEPRPLPPATGPPAPTFRYHWQQPPPMKSCLSCHQQIHRNAPICPLCKAKSRSRNPKKPKKKD
- the LOC123273652 gene encoding zinc finger C4H2 domain-containing protein isoform X3 gives rise to the protein MSTAETTVIFAKLEALKDIRSKTVQLEKMKQRIIQEVEQTEQEDKCLMEYKQEMDLLMQEKMAHVEELRQIHADINAMESVIKQAEEARNRAREHAKLIHNNEYQPLKHDIDRMRREYLGLERLPELYETETDLIAPEPMQKAEWRVEVRGEDLMQPLGLHGHPGHPGGSTPFLAPQPLQGPSKPEPRPLPPATGPPAPTFRYHWQQPPPMKSCLSCHQQIHRNAPICPLCKAKSRSRNPKKPKKKD